gtactgcatcgcggtgcttgaggcgtcactacagacccgggtttgatcccagcctgtgtcgcagccggctgtgaccgggagacccatgaggctgtgcacaattggcccagcgtcgtccgggttaggggagggtttgaccggctcgggatgtccttgtcccattgcgctctaaatcaaataaaatttatttatatagcccttcgtacatcagctgatatctcaaagtgctgtacagaaacccagcctaaaaccccaaacagcaagcaatgcaggtgtagaagcacacttccgagttaagcgagcagtgtgtcaaaagCAGTGCGGCTAGGCAGGGTCGTGTTTCCGAGGATGCATGTCTCTCGACATTCGCCTCTCCGGAGTCTGTACGgtagttgcagcaatgggacaagactgtaactaccaattggatgtcATGAAATtggagagagaaatggataataaaatataaataccAGTCGCCACAGCAACCATTATGGAGTGGCACAATGCGTtgaacaaaggagctgattggctGACCCTGCCATTCCAAAATGGCTGCGGTGGCAACTGGTAACTAGCATGAGGATGAAAAGGGCAGTTTTCCAGGAAATGTATCGATGTATCAGTGTGGATAAAGATAAAATGTGGAGTACAATGGCATGTCCCATCCCTGCATTGTGTTCTTCGACCCCCTATCTCGTACCGGCTCCACCGTGTCCTAATGATTGCGATCTGACCTCCCGTGCACCTCAGGAAGGGTGGGTGTCTTCTGGCAAGCAGCCACCATCCCATTCCATTAAATGTATCGACgttaaaacaacaaaatgtgacaACGGCAAGGTATGGATTCGTTACAGAGGCAATGCAGTACATTAGAATGTATTGTTCTTATTAAATTGTGGTTGGAGCCCTACCTGAACTAGATACTGGATCAGAGTCttaagtattttttatttttttttacatgtatttaactaggcaagtcggttaagaacaagttattatttacaatgacggccaaccaaaaggcctcctgcgggacgGGGCTGGGatcaaaaataaaaatgtaggacaaaacacacatcacgacaagagagacaacacaacactacaaaaATAACCCTAacctaagacaaaaacacagcatggtagcaacacatgacaacaacacggtagtaacacaacatggcagcaaaacaacatggtagtaacacaaaacagggtacaaacattattggtcacagacaacagcacaaagggcacgAAGGTAGAGACACCAAAACATCTCGCAAAGCAGCCTGTCTTAAGTGTCTGTTTTTTGTTTTACAGCTGAATTGGTGGCAGCCATCGGTGTGACTGCAGGAGCTACAGCTGCGGGCATCCTCCTCTTCCAGTACCTCTCCAAGGGGACAGGGGTCAAGCCCAAGGTCAACCTGGACCTGCAGAAAGACGACCCCAAAGTGGTGCATGCTTTTGACATCGAAGATCTCGGGGACAAGGCGGTATACTGCAGGTGTTGGAGGTCCAAGAAGGTATACTCGCTGTCGATCTGATACTCTAATACTCGCTGTCACTCTGATACTCGCTGTCCGTCTGATACTCGCTGTCCATCTGATACTCTGATACTCGCTGTCGACCTGATACTCTGATACTCGCTGTCCGTCTGATACTCTGATACTCGCTGTCCATCTGATACTCTGATACTCGCTGTCGATCTGATACTCTGATACTCGCTGTCAATCTGATACTCGCTGTCGATCTGATACTCTGATACTCGCTGTCAATCTGATACTCTGATACTCGCTGTCCATCTGATACTCTGATACTCGCTGTCGACCTGATACTCTGATACTCGCTGTCCGTCTGATACTCTGATACTCGCTGTCCGTCTGATACTCTGATACTCGCTGTCCATCTGATACTCTGATACTCGCTGTCGATCTGATACTCTGATACTCGCTGTCAATCTGATACTCGCTGTCGATCTGATACTCTGATACTCGCTGTCGACCTGATACTCTGATACTCGCTGTCGACCTGATACTCTGATACTCGCTGTCAATCTGATACTCTGATACTCTCTGTCGACCTGATACTCTGATACTCGCTGTCAATCTGATACTCTGATACTCGCTGTCAATCTGATACTCTGATACTCGCTGTCCATCTGATACTCTGATACTCGCTGTCGACCTGATACTCTGATACTCGCTGTCCGTCTGATACTCTGATACTCGCTGTCGATCTGATACTCTGATACTCGCTGTCGACCTGATACTCTGATACTCGCTGTCGACCTGATACTCTGATACTCGCTGTCAATCTGATACTCTGATACTCTCTGTCAACCTGATACTCTGATACTCGCTGTCCGTCTGGTACTCTGATACTCGCTGTCCATCTGATACTCTGATACTCGCTGTCCATCTGATACTCTGATACTCGCTGTCGACCTGATACTCTGATACTCGCTGTCAATCTGATACTCTGATACTGTCAATCTGATACTCTGATACTCGCTGTCAAACTGATACTCTGATACTCGCTGTCGACCTGATACTCTGATACTCTGATACTCGCTGTCCATCTGATACTCGCTGTCGATCTGATACTCGCTGTCAATCTGATACTCTTTGTATGATTTCCGTTTGATGGAAATGAATCAGAGAGAAGTATTGAGACTTGGCTCCTATACATGAGTCATGTCTCAACCACTAGAAATACATAGACACGGCATGGAAAGATGTGGTTGTGAGGAATCGGCCAACTAAAACAGACTGGAGGCTATTAAGGCAATGTTATTACTTGGAATTTTAAgatgtatttactgtattctaaCAACTTTTCTGGCCCTAGTTTCCCTACTGCGACGGCGCTCATACTAAACATAACGAGGAGACTGGGGATAACGTCGGTCCCCTCATCATGAAGAGGAAGGAGGCCtgaacatccatccatccatttgaTCCCCATGACTGCCGCTGCTAACATACGGACGCCAACAAGTGCTCTTCACCACAGAAAGGATGGTAGAGGTTTGACTCGATACGTGTACACTTGGTATTTACTCCAGAATTGAACGGTAAACACTCTGTGTTAATAAgcaaataatcacttttttggttGTAATTTATTGATTGATCGAAGCAACACTTATCACAGGACCAAACAGTTATAAAATATTGTTGAAATGAGTTGTAATAATATCTAGAATGGTGGTAGATAATTTCAGTGTGATTATTCGAGGAAACGGGGCTGTGGAAGGACTGTAAAATAAAGTGCAGGGCtggttgtatttatttaattgagCTTTGGTCTCTGTACGTTAAGTGATTTTCAGAATGCAAAAGACTTGCTTGTATGTTTGATCAATGTCTGCCTTCCCGATTGTTTTGTTTTTAGTTTTGATACCATAGAGATGTAAAGCCATCATCAACGTTGTATCCGTTCCATTATGGTGTATGTGAACACACGGGCAGCGCCgttgaggccatctccattttgaagtagttcattctcttcttctactacttctatgagttggtaaacaaactgaaagggtgtATACTCCCATCTGTAGTGGCTTGTTTAAACCCAGGTTGGTGATTGTACTCCCAtctggagtgatggagtgtttacTCCtgagtataattcattggctgacTCTTCCTCACGACTTGGATGGAAtcatgtgatccttccttaacccataggaagttgactacttcaaaatggtgaaagtcctcaatggcgctgcccatgctaaaacaggctTTTGGGATACCAGagtcctctatcattctctatggttgATACTCggggagtttttcctgaccacgGGACCTGATCAGGGATATCTCTGGACCTTTTGATTGAAAACCATAACTAGGTACTTTACATAGTTATAGTCCATAAAACcataactagggcccagagtttttccaTGCTCAGGTCACGTGGTTAGGAAAAACGTCTGGTTCTACTGAAGCGTTGTCAAGGAAACTGTGAGGTTTGATTTGATCGTTTTGATTCAACTTGTGAAATCAAATTGTGTAAATGGTGTCAATTTTCAATGGATTTGTTGGGGGAGATAAAGGTTCTGCAGGTTTCTTAGTTGGAGATGAATTCATCGGGAAGGATTGCTTCGTTGCCCTAAGTTTGTTAACGGTGAAGCAACAAGTCTAAACTTGTTCTATACTACATACCAATTGGATTCCTGGGCTGTGTTCAGTAGGCAAGAAACATTTGTGGAATGTAGTGAAACGAGGAGGTAGCCGACTCGAACATGATAAATACTCGGGTTTTTGTTTTTGAAAAAGGTTTTTGCTACGGTTTACCCTATGGATCACAGCCCTGTTCTAAACCCGTTTTAGTAGCTGGATCTGAACTTTTCATGCAGTACTTCTGCCAAGCAGCTTATTCATTCACACCCAAGGAGTGCACagtttggtttttgccctagcattgCACAGCTGAATCAAATAATGAACTTAACAATCAAGCTTAGACTATTTGAATAAGCTGTGTAGTGCCAGGGTAAAGTAAATGTGCACCcctgggatgggggggggggggtgacctcTGATTTCCACTATATGTGATTCCATCCAAATACATCACTTATCTAtcaataattttaaaaaacatatcGATGTTCCTCTAGTGCTAGACAGTGTGTTATTTCCAAATGCTGTGAGCCAGTTCACACCCAAAGTAATGTATTAGATTGAACCTTACAACTAAAAATCAATGAAAGGGATTTAATGGAAGGACTATGAAATGTGAACATGAAGCATATGTCCTCTCCCCGAAAGGTGTGCTCATTCAGAACTTTGTCTCTGGCTGATgtgtaggcagggtagcctagtggttagagtgttggactagtaaccggaaggttgcgagttcaaacccccgagctgacaaggtacaaatctgtcgttctgcccctgaacaggcagttaacccactgttcctaggccgtcattgagaaataagaatttgttaactgacttgcctggttaaataaaggtaaaattaaaataaaatggaAGGAATATGACATGTGAATATGAAGCATGTTTCCTCTCCCTGAAAGGTGTGCTCATTCAGAACTTCATCTCTATCTGATGTGTAGGCATAGGTGATGTGGTCCTGGATCAAATGCATTCAAATGTGCTACACTTTATTAGGCCGGCCTTGGTAGCCTACAGTCATTACAATGGAAATAGAGTGGAGTCTTGCCCTGACGACCACTTTCAAAACCAAGGACAGCAACAATGTCTTTTGACCTATGATTTTCAACTTATTGATTCACTTTTAAATGTgtctaaatctgtgtgtgtgtgattgtgggcATGGCGTGCATgggtaaatctgtgtgtgtgtgattgtgggcATGGCGTGCATgggtaaatctgtgtgtgtgtgattgtgggcATGGCGTGCATgggtaaatctgtgtgtgtgtgattgtgggcATGGCGTGCATgggtaaatctgtgtgtgtgtgattgtgggcATGGCGTTCATgggtaaatctgtgtgtgtgtgattgtgggcATGGCGTTCATgggtaaatctgtgtgtgtgtgattgtgggcATGGCGTTCATgggtaaatctgtgtgtgtgtgattgtgggcATGGCGTGCATgggtaaatctgtgtgtgtgtgattgtgggcATGGCGTGCATgggtaaatctgtgtgtgtgtgattgtgggcATGGCGTTCATgggtaaatctgtgtgtgtgtgattgtgggcATGGCGTTCATgggtaaatctgtgtgtgtgtgattgtgggcATGGCGTTCATgggtaaatctgtgtgtgtgtgattgtgggcATGGCGTGCATgggtaaatctgtgtgtgtgtgattgtgggcATGGCGTTCATgggtaaatctgtgtgtgtgtgattgtgggcATGGCGTTCATgggtaaatctgtgtgtgtgtgattgtgggcATGGCGTGCATgggtaaatctgtgtgtgtgtgattgtgggcATGGCGTGCATgggtaaatctgtgtgtgtgtgattgtgggcATGGCGTGCATgggtaaatctgtgtgtgtgtgattgtgggcATGGCGTGCATgggtaaatctgtgtgtgtgtgattgtgggcATGGCGTTCATgggtaaatctgtgtgtgtgtgattgtgggcATGGCGTTCATgggtaaatctgtgtgtgtgtgattgtgggcATGGCGTTCATgggtaaatctgtgtgtgtgtgattgtgggcATGGCGTTCATgggtaaatctgtgtgtgtgtgattgtgggcATGGCGTTCATgggtaaatctgtgtgtgtgtgattgtgggcATGGCGTTCATgggtaaatctgtgtgtgtgtgattgtgggcATGGCGTTCAT
The sequence above is drawn from the Oncorhynchus gorbuscha isolate QuinsamMale2020 ecotype Even-year linkage group LG11, OgorEven_v1.0, whole genome shotgun sequence genome and encodes:
- the LOC124048075 gene encoding CDGSH iron-sulfur domain-containing protein 1-like, which gives rise to MTSNNVSLSKAELVAAIGVTAGATAAGILLFQYLSKGTGVKPKVNLDLQKDDPKVVHAFDIEDLGDKAVYCRCWRSKKFPYCDGAHTKHNEETGDNVGPLIMKRKEA